A stretch of the Amycolatopsis sp. BJA-103 genome encodes the following:
- a CDS encoding sensor histidine kinase, which translates to MGARGSLARQLLVWQLVVVTCLLCAVGVLAVTQAGNNFRTTEGRRVLSVAESVAAQGVVGDLENGPFELNAPAETARSFSGVDSVVIAGADRYVLASPDPGQLRTTLDIGESTVLSGRSWVGELDGSIVAHVPVLDAKGGRVVRMVAAGSKSPGFFAGVLDSPDNALRVLGVALVIGVSGSLLLARRVKNQTLGLEPHEITALVENREALLHGIKEGVVGLDPQHRITLVNDQARALLALPEDAVGRSVEDLDLNDRIRDLLTGRATGADQIVLRQGKVLTLNRMPIDERGAVVTLRDRTDLMTLRDELDASKHATDTLRAQAHEFSNRLHTISGLLELEEYEEVRGYVSRISSAQGEWRAEVGSRVGDPAVAALLIAKASLAAERGVGLRMAPDSELDRVEDALSTDLVTVLGNLVDNALDALSSAMRVGERGWIEVGVWQEEDEVRVEVRDSGPGVAPEIAEEVFKHGFTTKAAAHGQRGLGLALIRQACVRRGGSVEVHNDDGAVFTARLPR; encoded by the coding sequence ATGGGTGCTCGGGGTTCCTTGGCCCGCCAGCTCCTCGTGTGGCAACTGGTTGTCGTCACCTGCCTACTGTGCGCGGTGGGCGTACTGGCCGTCACCCAGGCGGGGAACAACTTCCGCACGACGGAGGGGCGCCGGGTGCTTTCGGTCGCGGAGAGTGTCGCCGCGCAGGGGGTCGTGGGCGACCTCGAGAACGGTCCGTTCGAACTGAACGCCCCCGCCGAAACCGCGCGGAGCTTCTCGGGCGTGGACTCCGTCGTGATCGCCGGCGCGGACCGCTATGTGCTGGCGTCACCGGATCCGGGTCAGCTGAGGACGACGCTCGACATCGGCGAGAGCACCGTCCTTTCCGGACGGTCGTGGGTCGGCGAACTGGACGGCTCGATCGTGGCGCACGTCCCGGTGCTCGACGCGAAGGGCGGCAGGGTGGTCCGCATGGTCGCCGCGGGCTCGAAGTCGCCCGGCTTCTTCGCCGGCGTGCTCGACTCGCCGGACAACGCCCTGCGGGTGCTGGGGGTCGCGCTGGTGATCGGCGTGAGCGGTTCGCTGCTGCTGGCGCGGCGGGTGAAGAACCAGACGCTCGGCCTGGAGCCGCACGAGATCACCGCGCTGGTGGAGAACCGGGAGGCGCTCCTGCACGGGATCAAGGAGGGCGTCGTCGGGCTGGACCCGCAGCACCGGATCACCCTGGTGAACGATCAGGCCCGCGCGCTGCTGGCGCTGCCGGAGGACGCCGTCGGCCGGTCGGTCGAGGACCTCGATCTCAACGACCGGATCCGCGATCTGCTCACCGGCCGCGCGACCGGCGCCGACCAGATCGTGCTGCGGCAAGGGAAGGTACTGACGCTGAACCGGATGCCGATCGACGAACGAGGGGCCGTGGTCACCCTGCGGGACCGCACCGACCTGATGACGCTGCGGGACGAACTCGACGCCAGCAAACACGCCACCGACACGTTGCGGGCGCAGGCGCACGAGTTCAGCAACCGGCTGCACACCATCTCCGGGCTGCTGGAACTCGAGGAATACGAAGAGGTTCGCGGTTACGTGAGCCGGATCAGTTCGGCGCAAGGGGAGTGGCGTGCGGAGGTCGGTTCGCGCGTCGGCGATCCGGCGGTGGCGGCGCTGCTGATCGCGAAGGCGTCGCTGGCCGCGGAACGCGGTGTCGGGCTGCGAATGGCGCCGGACAGCGAACTGGACCGCGTCGAGGACGCGCTTTCCACGGATTTGGTGACGGTGCTGGGAAATCTCGTCGACAACGCGTTGGACGCGCTGAGTTCGGCCATGCGGGTCGGCGAACGGGGCTGGATCGAGGTCGGGGTCTGGCAGGAGGAGGACGAAGTGCGGGTGGAGGTCCGTGATTCGGGTCCGGGAGTCGCCCCGGAGATCGCGGAAGAAGTGTTCAAGCACGGCTTCACCACGAAGGCCGCCGCACACGGTCAGCGTGGTCTCGGGCTCGCGCTGATCCGGCAGGCGTGTGTCCGGCGGGGCGGTTCCGTCGAGGTGCACAACGACGACGGTGCCGTGTTCACCGCGAGGTTGCCGCGATGA
- a CDS encoding isocitrate lyase/PEP mutase family protein — protein sequence MTTDNARLFRSLHVPSSPLVLANAWDVASARLIEDAGAAAIATTSAGVAWSLGAPDGDLLGRDLAVDLIARIARLATVPVTADIEGGYGDTPGDVGETVAAVVAAGAAGINIEDGPRPPEEVVPRIAAARAADGDVFVNARIDTFLRGLGGVPETLERAAAYLAAGADGIFVPGATDPSVIAALVEGIDAPVNVMAHPGAPSVKELAALGVARVSVGSGISQAAYAVARESARELFSTGTYSRLEESVDYGVLNGLLNPRK from the coding sequence ATGACGACCGACAACGCCCGGCTGTTCCGTTCCCTGCACGTCCCGTCGAGCCCGCTGGTGCTGGCCAACGCGTGGGACGTCGCGAGCGCCCGGCTCATCGAGGACGCGGGCGCCGCCGCGATCGCCACCACCAGCGCCGGGGTGGCGTGGAGCCTCGGCGCGCCCGACGGCGACCTGCTCGGCCGCGACCTCGCGGTGGACCTGATCGCCCGGATCGCCCGCCTCGCAACGGTTCCGGTGACCGCGGACATCGAAGGCGGCTACGGGGACACTCCCGGCGACGTCGGCGAGACCGTCGCGGCCGTGGTCGCCGCGGGTGCGGCCGGGATCAACATCGAGGACGGCCCGCGTCCACCCGAAGAGGTGGTCCCGCGGATCGCGGCGGCCCGCGCGGCGGACGGCGACGTGTTCGTCAACGCCCGGATCGACACCTTCCTCAGGGGGCTCGGCGGCGTGCCGGAAACGCTGGAGCGCGCGGCCGCGTACCTGGCGGCGGGCGCGGACGGGATCTTCGTTCCCGGCGCCACCGACCCCTCCGTGATCGCCGCGCTCGTCGAAGGCATCGACGCGCCGGTGAACGTGATGGCCCACCCCGGTGCGCCGAGCGTCAAGGAACTGGCCGCGCTCGGGGTCGCGCGGGTGAGCGTCGGCTCCGGGATCAGCCAGGCCGCGTACGCCGTCGCACGGGAAAGCGCCCGGGAGCTCTTCTCGACCGGCACCTACTCGCGCCTCGAAGAGTCCGTGGACTACGGCGTCCTCAACGGCCTGCTGAACCCCCGCAAGTAG
- a CDS encoding response regulator: MIRVLVVDDDFMVAKVHSGYVARTDGFAVVGVAHTGADAIRLARELKPDLVLLDVYLPDLDGLSVLRELRATEDVDVIVITAATDVETVRQAMRGGVLHYLIKPFEYASLRDQLTHFATLHQRLDRLAEAGQADVDQVFGARPSAKPVLPKGLTAETARLVETALRGAPAGISASECAEATGVARVSARRYLEHFVATGKAEVTLKYGGTGRPERRYLWS; encoded by the coding sequence ATGATCCGGGTCCTCGTCGTCGACGACGATTTCATGGTCGCGAAAGTCCACAGTGGATACGTCGCGCGCACGGACGGGTTCGCCGTGGTCGGGGTCGCGCACACCGGCGCCGACGCGATCCGGCTGGCGCGGGAACTGAAGCCGGATCTGGTCCTGCTCGACGTCTATCTTCCCGATCTGGACGGGCTTTCGGTGCTGCGGGAGCTGCGGGCCACCGAAGACGTCGACGTCATCGTGATCACCGCGGCGACCGATGTGGAAACCGTGCGGCAGGCGATGCGGGGCGGGGTCCTGCACTACCTGATCAAGCCGTTCGAGTACGCGTCCCTGCGGGATCAGCTGACCCACTTCGCCACGCTGCACCAGCGGCTGGACAGGCTCGCCGAGGCCGGGCAGGCCGACGTCGACCAGGTCTTCGGCGCGCGGCCGAGCGCGAAACCGGTGCTGCCCAAGGGACTCACCGCGGAGACCGCGCGGCTGGTGGAGACCGCGCTGCGCGGCGCGCCCGCCGGGATCTCCGCGAGCGAATGCGCCGAGGCGACCGGCGTCGCGCGGGTGAGCGCGCGCCGGTACCTCGAGCATTTCGTGGCGACGGGGAAGGCCGAGGTGACCCTCAAGTACGGCGGGACGGGACGCCCCGAGCGCCGCTACCTCTGGTCCTGA
- a CDS encoding Bug family tripartite tricarboxylate transporter substrate binding protein → MAIAAALVAVLLVPPLLTPGGEADEGSQIRSLRVLVPNAPGGGYDITARTATKAMEDADLLGNAEVFNLPGAGGTVGLGRTVAERGNGKLVMSMGLGVVGSVFTNKSPSSLLDTTPVAKLIEESDIVVVGKDSPYQNIGQLIEAWKKDPGAVQVGGGSSPGGPDHLAPMLMAKAVGLAPKAVNYVQFDGGGELLASVLGGKVAFGVSGIGEYRDQIAAGTLRVLAVTSEKRIPGVDAPTLSESGVDVKFTNWRGIVAPPGITDADRAKLVSLFDRLQKTPQWQEALQRNGWTGAFAPGEQFGSFLEEENTRVATVLKELGLA, encoded by the coding sequence TTGGCCATCGCAGCGGCGCTCGTCGCCGTTTTGCTGGTGCCACCGTTGCTCACCCCGGGTGGCGAGGCCGACGAGGGCTCGCAGATCCGGTCGTTGCGGGTACTCGTGCCCAACGCGCCCGGCGGTGGTTACGACATCACGGCCCGCACGGCGACCAAGGCGATGGAAGACGCCGACCTGCTCGGCAACGCGGAGGTGTTCAACCTCCCCGGCGCCGGCGGCACGGTCGGCCTCGGCCGCACGGTGGCCGAACGCGGCAACGGCAAGCTCGTCATGTCCATGGGGCTCGGCGTCGTCGGCAGCGTGTTCACGAACAAGTCGCCGTCTTCGCTGCTCGACACCACGCCGGTGGCGAAACTGATCGAAGAGTCGGACATCGTCGTGGTCGGCAAGGATTCGCCGTACCAGAACATCGGTCAGCTGATCGAGGCATGGAAGAAGGATCCCGGCGCGGTCCAGGTCGGCGGCGGTTCGTCGCCCGGCGGGCCGGACCACCTGGCGCCGATGCTGATGGCGAAGGCCGTCGGGCTCGCGCCCAAGGCGGTCAACTACGTCCAGTTCGACGGCGGCGGGGAACTGCTCGCGTCGGTCCTCGGCGGCAAGGTCGCGTTCGGTGTCTCGGGCATCGGCGAGTACCGCGACCAGATCGCGGCGGGCACGCTCCGGGTGCTGGCGGTGACCAGCGAGAAGCGGATCCCCGGCGTCGACGCGCCGACGCTCTCGGAGTCCGGCGTGGACGTCAAGTTCACCAACTGGCGCGGCATCGTCGCTCCGCCGGGCATCACGGACGCGGACCGCGCGAAGCTGGTGAGCCTGTTCGACCGGCTGCAGAAGACGCCGCAGTGGCAGGAAGCCTTGCAGCGCAACGGATGGACCGGAGCGTTCGCGCCCGGGGAGCAGTTCGGTTCGTTTCTCGAAGAGGAGAACACGCGAGTGGCAACGGTGCTGAAAGAGCTGGGTCTGGCATGA
- a CDS encoding tripartite tricarboxylate transporter TctB family protein: MTTTWLKERSELGVSVVLLVLGVLVLTDALSIPTDFAQRGPVGPKAVPILVGSLLLLVAVLLARDVLRGGKGEAEGGEDIDLTEPADLRTVLLLCAAFLANAALIGLVGFPISGAILFWGAAYALGSRNLVRDPLIAAGMSVATFLVFNNLLGVPLPGGPLMEVF; this comes from the coding sequence ATGACGACCACGTGGCTGAAGGAGCGCTCCGAACTCGGGGTGAGCGTGGTACTCCTGGTGCTCGGCGTGCTGGTGCTCACCGACGCGCTGAGCATTCCCACCGATTTCGCCCAGCGCGGGCCGGTGGGGCCGAAGGCGGTGCCGATCCTGGTCGGTTCGCTGCTGCTGCTCGTCGCCGTGCTGCTGGCGCGCGACGTGCTGCGCGGCGGCAAGGGCGAGGCCGAAGGCGGCGAGGACATCGACCTCACCGAGCCCGCCGATCTGCGCACGGTTCTGTTGCTGTGCGCCGCTTTCCTCGCCAACGCGGCGCTGATCGGCCTGGTCGGTTTCCCGATCTCGGGCGCGATCCTGTTCTGGGGCGCGGCGTACGCGCTCGGCAGCCGGAACCTGGTGCGTGACCCGCTGATCGCGGCGGGCATGTCCGTCGCGACCTTCCTGGTCTTCAACAACCTGCTCGGTGTCCCGCTCCCCGGTGGCCCGTTGATGGAGGTGTTCTGA
- a CDS encoding TetR/AcrR family transcriptional regulator C-terminal domain-containing protein, whose product MVVRRDGYVRAALELLDEVGLDGLSLRKLGEKLGVRGPALYTHFKSKQALLDQMAETMLDDNLAPLNDLAAMDDWAGWLTRRARTIRRTLLSYRDGARLHAGSRPTGRSAMTPLVKPLREAGFTEEDATHAILAVSRYTLGCAIDEQQHVEGDSAVDHAEDPAASFEYGLARLIAGLRADVDVAKPPDQDVA is encoded by the coding sequence ATGGTCGTGAGACGGGATGGCTACGTTCGAGCCGCGCTCGAACTCCTCGACGAGGTCGGGCTGGACGGCTTGAGCCTGCGCAAGCTCGGGGAGAAGCTCGGCGTGCGGGGTCCCGCGCTCTACACGCACTTCAAGAGCAAGCAGGCGTTGCTCGACCAGATGGCCGAAACCATGCTGGACGACAACCTCGCCCCGCTGAACGATCTCGCGGCGATGGACGACTGGGCCGGGTGGCTGACCCGGCGCGCCCGCACCATCCGCCGCACGCTGCTGTCCTACCGGGACGGCGCCCGCCTGCACGCCGGTTCCCGCCCGACCGGGCGCTCGGCGATGACGCCGCTGGTCAAACCGTTGCGGGAAGCGGGCTTCACCGAAGAGGACGCGACGCACGCGATCCTCGCCGTCAGCCGGTACACCCTCGGCTGCGCGATCGACGAACAGCAGCACGTCGAGGGAGACTCGGCCGTCGACCATGCCGAGGATCCGGCCGCCTCCTTCGAGTACGGTCTCGCCCGCTTGATCGCCGGACTCCGGGCGGACGTCGATGTCGCAAAACCGCCAGACCAGGATGTCGCATAA